In Candidatus Hydrogenedentota bacterium, one DNA window encodes the following:
- a CDS encoding YciI family protein yields MKYVCLGFIDEKEFAKVPPDEAQRMMEECFAYDDELRRGGHFIGGEALDTVRNAVTLRMKNGKVEVSDGPYAETKETLGGILLLEARDLNHAIALMSKHPGVKVGPFEIRPADEEINKLIAARDAAIAKEK; encoded by the coding sequence ATGAAATATGTCTGTCTAGGGTTCATCGATGAGAAGGAGTTTGCCAAGGTCCCGCCTGACGAGGCGCAACGCATGATGGAAGAGTGCTTTGCGTATGACGACGAACTGCGACGCGGCGGACATTTCATCGGGGGCGAGGCCCTCGATACGGTCCGCAATGCCGTCACGTTGCGGATGAAGAACGGAAAGGTCGAGGTGTCCGATGGTCCGTATGCGGAGACCAAGGAAACGCTTGGCGGCATCCTTCTGTTGGAGGCCCGCGACCTGAACCACGCAATCGCGTTGATGTCGAAGCACCCCGGGGTGAAGGTGGGTCCTTTCGAGATACGCCCGGCCGATGAGGAGATTAACAAACTGATCGCCGCGCGGGATGCCGCAATCGCGAAGGAAAAGTGA
- a CDS encoding RNA polymerase sigma factor, producing MPDISIPIHDQIDALYRSDSRRVFATLVRLLNDFDLADDAMHEAFAAAVEHWQHNGVPANPRTWLVSTGRFKAIDLLRRRGRFDELQPEIISRLYEVADENANRAEAEIEDDRLRLIFTCCHPAIDPKLQVPLTLREVCGLTTEEIARAFLTSKAAMAQRIVRGKAKIRDAGIPFVVPSLQDLPVRLDAVLATIYLVFNEGYAASQGESLIRVDLTAEAIRLGRLLLELFPDPEVQGLLALMLLHESRRGARVSEDGEIVLLEDQDRSRWNRKLISEGTALVEHALRSRRFGAYTLQAAISAIHAEAASLAQTDWNQIVMLYTVLLRIDSSPIVELNRGVAVGMRDGPEAGLEIIDRILGRGELGEYPFAHSARGEFLRRAGRTAEALSAYRRALELSKQKPERRFLAARVGELTVLDGS from the coding sequence ATGCCGGATATCTCAATCCCCATCCATGATCAAATTGACGCTCTGTATCGGTCCGATTCTCGCCGCGTGTTCGCCACGTTGGTCCGGTTGCTCAATGACTTCGATCTTGCGGATGACGCCATGCATGAGGCGTTCGCGGCCGCTGTGGAGCATTGGCAGCACAACGGGGTCCCGGCAAATCCGCGGACGTGGCTGGTTTCGACAGGGCGATTCAAAGCGATCGATTTGCTGCGCCGGCGGGGGCGCTTTGACGAGCTTCAACCTGAAATCATCTCGCGGTTGTATGAAGTGGCCGACGAAAACGCCAACCGAGCGGAGGCAGAAATTGAAGACGATCGATTGCGCCTGATCTTTACATGTTGTCATCCTGCGATTGACCCGAAGTTGCAGGTACCGTTGACGCTTCGCGAAGTCTGTGGCCTGACGACGGAGGAAATCGCCCGCGCCTTCCTGACGTCGAAGGCGGCGATGGCGCAGCGGATCGTGCGCGGCAAAGCGAAGATTCGGGATGCCGGGATTCCATTTGTCGTTCCGTCTCTTCAAGATCTCCCCGTACGGCTCGATGCCGTGTTGGCAACCATCTATCTCGTGTTCAATGAAGGGTACGCGGCGTCGCAGGGCGAGTCACTGATACGGGTCGACCTAACGGCGGAGGCGATCCGTCTGGGCCGTCTGCTGCTCGAACTGTTTCCCGATCCTGAAGTCCAGGGGCTACTGGCATTGATGCTGCTGCACGAGTCGCGAAGGGGGGCGCGCGTTTCCGAGGATGGCGAAATCGTCCTGCTTGAAGACCAGGACCGGTCCCGTTGGAACCGCAAACTAATATCCGAGGGCACGGCGCTGGTCGAACACGCGCTTCGGTCGCGGCGGTTCGGCGCGTACACGCTGCAAGCCGCCATTTCGGCCATTCACGCCGAAGCCGCTTCCTTGGCGCAAACGGACTGGAACCAGATTGTGATGTTGTACACCGTTCTGCTCCGAATCGATTCGTCTCCGATTGTTGAACTCAATCGGGGCGTTGCAGTGGGGATGCGAGACGGTCCCGAGGCGGGGCTGGAGATCATTGATCGCATTCTCGGCAGAGGGGAACTCGGCGAGTATCCCTTCGCCCACTCGGCGCGCGGCGAATTCCTCCGGCGGGCCGGTAGAACGGCCGAAGCACTGTCGGCATACCGGAGGGCGCTCGAGCTATCCAAACAGAAGCCCGAGAGACGCTTTCTGGCGGCACGCGTAGGTGAGTTAACGGTTTTGGACGGTTCGTAG
- a CDS encoding phosphatase PAP2 family protein: MSREVRGEIRTSVAGRRWSRWIRGRQDLLILVLFLMPVLGTWAFIELADEVVEGETQRIDEHVLRLLRNPEEPADPLGPPWFEEIGRDLSALGGVAVLTLVTVFVAGFLAMRRRWGALFFLLGSTLSGLALSTVLKYFFDRPRPDVVPHLSHAALASFPSGHSMLSAIVYLALGTLLARLVLELRLKLYILGMALTLTFLVGASRVYAGVHYPSDVLAGWTAGLVWAMLCWLAARYLQERGSVEKPD, translated from the coding sequence ATGTCACGTGAAGTTCGTGGAGAGATCCGCACAAGCGTCGCAGGGCGCCGCTGGTCGCGTTGGATTCGTGGTCGGCAAGATTTGCTTATCCTTGTCTTGTTTCTGATGCCCGTGCTGGGAACGTGGGCCTTCATCGAGTTGGCCGATGAGGTTGTGGAAGGAGAGACCCAGCGAATTGACGAGCACGTCCTGCGTCTCTTGCGGAACCCGGAGGAGCCTGCCGATCCACTGGGTCCGCCGTGGTTCGAGGAGATCGGGCGGGATTTGAGCGCGTTGGGCGGCGTCGCCGTGCTGACCCTCGTAACAGTTTTTGTGGCGGGATTCCTTGCGATGCGACGCCGGTGGGGCGCGCTTTTCTTCCTCCTTGGGTCCACGCTGAGCGGGTTGGCTCTGAGCACCGTGCTGAAGTACTTCTTTGACCGGCCGCGCCCCGACGTCGTTCCTCACCTCTCTCACGCGGCGTTGGCAAGTTTCCCCAGCGGTCACTCGATGCTCTCGGCAATTGTCTACCTCGCGCTCGGGACACTTCTGGCGCGTCTCGTTCTGGAGCTGCGGCTCAAGCTCTACATCTTGGGAATGGCGCTCACGCTGACTTTTCTCGTGGGCGCCAGCCGCGTCTATGCCGGCGTGCATTATCCCAGCGATGTGCTGGCCGGGTGGACGGCCGGTCTGGTCTGGGCCATGCTCTGCTGGCTCGCCGCCCGCTATCTGCAGGAACGTGGGTCCGTCGAGAAGCCGGACTAA